One Setaria viridis chromosome 3, Setaria_viridis_v4.0, whole genome shotgun sequence DNA window includes the following coding sequences:
- the LOC117847927 gene encoding transcription factor JAMYB: protein MAASQRSRSSACSPGAPVELDDDHGGAPEQADQLRRGPWTVDEDLTLVNYIADHGEGRWNSLARAAGLKRTGKSCRLRWLNYLRPDVKRGNFTADEQLLILDLHTRWGNRWSKIAQHLPGRTDNEIKNYWRTRVQKHAKQLNCDANSKRFKDAMRYLWMPHHVDADDDHRRRLLQAQHQQHAADVAAAAAAAGGMVTSSSDSFATAESYDDVGALYDASVHAGEILVSGGGDWAQETAANQGLWPAAPDQSAAVQAAVGGGCQFQDPELSGWVQGFSEGITENFWALEDIWKIQ from the exons ATGGCGGCATCCCaaaggagcaggagcagcgcgTGCTCCCCGGGCGCTCCCGTCGAGCTCGACGACGACCACGGAGGGGCGCCCGAGCAGGCGGATCAGCTCCGCCGCGGCCCGTGGACCGTCGACGAGGACCTCACCCTTGTCAACTACATCGCCGACCACGGCGAGGGCCGCTGGAActccctcgcccgcgccgccg GGTTGAAGCGGACGGGCAAGAGCTGCCGGCTGCGGTGGCTGAACTACCTCCGGCCCGACGTGAAGCGCGGCAACTTCACCGCCGACGAGCAGCTGCTCATCCTCGACCTCCACACCCGCTGGGGCAACCG GTGGTCGAAGATCGCGCAGCACCTGCCGGGGAGGacggacaacgagatcaagaactactggaGGACCCGGGTGCAGAAGCACGCCAAGCAGCTCAACTGCGACGCCAACAGCAAGCGCTTCAAGGACGCCATGCGCTACCTCTGGATGCCGCACCacgtcgacgccgacgacgaccaccgacgccgcctcctccaggcgcagcaccagcagcacgccgccgacgtcgccgccgccgccgccgctgccggcgggaTGGTGACCTCGTCGTCGGACTCGTTCGCGACGGCGGAGTCGTACGACGACGTGGGGGCGCTCTACGACGCGAGCGTGCACGCCGGGGAGATTCTggtcagcggcggcggagactGGGCGCAGGAGACGGCGGCGAACCAAGGGctgtggccggcggcgcccgatcagtcggcggcggtgcaggctgCCGTTGGCGGTGGTTGCCAGTTTCAGGACCCGGAGCTGAGTGGATGGGTGCAAGGCTTCTCCGAGGGCATTACTGAGAATTTTTGGGCCTTGGAGGACATCTGGAAGATCCAATGA
- the LOC117849298 gene encoding putative pectinesterase 63, whose amino-acid sequence MAVLAPLLLASLVSVATSSPPPSKDVQQASFAVNNTPVKKPSHGGGQQASFVIGGDDGASSKVPPGSGAAGSFGEFIAENVQSYNVNKQIYAAKVKNGTGGKAVDAELSAAEAGAVRYVVSADGKGKFRTINDAIKAVPENNKKRVILDIRPGTYKEKVLVPYTKHFITFLGDPKQPPVIMWDDTAATRGKDGLPVGTVGSATVAVESDYFLASGIVFRNHAPMAAPGAKGGQAVALRVFGTKAAFYNCTIDGGQDTLYDHKGLHYFKGCLIKGSVDFIFGFGRSLYEDCSIVSVTKQVAVLTAQQRTRSIADAIESGFSFLRCRVSGDGQIYLGRAWGDSSRVVYAYTDMGKEVVPVGWDGWNIQTPERSGIYYGEYRCSGPGALAHKRIGWSLILNDDQAKPFTGTHFVYGDSWILPPPKLAGK is encoded by the exons ATGGCTGTTCTTGCGCCGCTGCTGCTAGCATCGCTCGTCTCGGTGGCTacttcgtcgccgccgccgtcgaaggACGTGCAGCAGGCCAGCTTCGCCGTCAACAACACCCCCGTGAAAAAGCCGAgtcacggcggcggccagcaggcCAGCTTCGTCATCGGCGGCGATGACGGGGCCAGCAGCAAGGTTCCGCCGGgttccggcgccgccggcagctTCGGCGAGTTCATCGCCGAGAACGTGCAGAGCTACAACGTGAACAAGCAGATCTACGCGGCGAAGGTGAAGAACGGCACCGGCGGAAAGGCGGTGGACGCGGAGttgtcggcggcggaggccggggcggTCCGGTACGTGGTGAGCGCCGACGGCAAGGGAAAGTTCCGGACCATCAACGACGCCATCAAGGCCGTGCCGGAGAATAACAAGAAGCGGGTCATCCTCGATATCAGGCCGGGCACCTACAA GGAGAAGGTGCTTGTCCCCTACACGAAGCACTTCATCACGTTCCTGGGCGACCCGAAGCAACCGCCGGTGATCATGTGGGACGACACGGCGGCGACCCGCGGCAAGGACGGCTTGCCCGTCGGCACCGTGGGCAGCGCCACCGTGGCCGTGGAGTCCGACTACTTCCTCGCCTCCGGCATCGTCTTCCGTAACCACGCGCCGATGGCGGCGCCGGGTGCCAAGGGCGGTCAGGCGGTGGCGCTCCGCGTGTTCGGCACCAAGGCGGCCTTCTACAACTGCACGATCGACGGCGGGCAGGACACCCTCTACGACCACAAGGGCCTCCACTACTTCAAGGGCTGCCTCATCAAGGGCAGCGTCGACTTCATCTTCGGCTTCGGCCGGTCCCTCTACGAGGACTGCTCCATCGTCTCCGTCACCAAGCAGGTCGCCGTGCTGACGGCGCAGCAGCGGACGAGGAGCATCGCCGACGCCATCGAGAGCGGCTTCTccttcctccggtgccgcgtctccggcgacgggcagATCTACCTCGGCCGCGCGTGGGGGGACTCGTCCCGGGTGGTGTACGCGTACACCGACATGGGGAAGGAGGTGGTGCCCGTGGGGTGGGACGGGTGGAACATCCAGACGCCGGAGCGGAGCGGGATCTACTACGGCGAGTACCGGTGCAGCGGGCCGGGGGCGCTCGCGCACAAGCGCATCGGGTGGTCGCTCATCCTCAACGACGACCAGGCCAAGCCATTCACGGGGACGCACTTCGTCTACGGCGACTCGTGGATCCTGCCGCCGCCAAAGCTGGCGGGCAAGTGA